One window of the Eucalyptus grandis isolate ANBG69807.140 chromosome 8, ASM1654582v1, whole genome shotgun sequence genome contains the following:
- the LOC104415749 gene encoding non-specific lipid-transfer protein 8, translated as MRSSSFAVVAFFIALFLLSTRVPVSESAISCSDVLKDLRPCVSYLKSGSGNPPAACCAGVTSLANAATSSADKKAACACLKNAAQKMNPNAQLAQALPSKCGVTLPVAVSPNVDCSKIG; from the coding sequence aTGAGGTCTTCAAGTTTTGCGGTGGTTGCGTTTTTTAtcgctctcttcctcctctccacCCGAGTCCCGGTGTCGGAATCTGCGATCTCGTGCAGCGACGTGTTGAAGGACCTGAGGCCGTGCGTGAGCTACCTGAAGAGCGGCTCGGGGAATCCGCCGGCGGCATGTTGCGCAGGGGTGACGTCGCTCGCGAACGCGGCAACAAGCTCGGCAGATAAAAAGGCGGCGTGCGCGTGCCTCAAGAACGCAGCCCAGAAGATGAACCCTAACGCGCAGTTGGCCCAGGCTCTTCCTTCGAAATGTGGAGTCACCTTGCCTGTTGCTGTTTCACCCAACGTTGATTGTTCCAA
- the LOC104415751 gene encoding protein DETOXIFICATION 27 yields the protein MPTLKFPENAEKVPLLQNSTERQGQDEDKEGREGGDESLARRVWVESKKLWHIVGPSIFSRVASYSMLVITQAFAGHLGDLELAAMALTTNLVIGLDFGLLLGMASALETLCGQAFGAKKYYMLGVYLQRSWIVLFLCCILLLPLYLFASPFLKLLGQPHDIAELSGTVTLVMIPLHFSFAFQFPLQRFLQSQLKTAAIAWVSLGALVVHVLMSWLLVYRLHLGVVGTAMTLNFSWWVLVLGLFGYTVCGGCPLTWTGFSMEAFYGLWEFVRLSFASGLMLCLENWYYKILILMTGNLENAKIAVDALSICMTINGWELMIPLAFFAATGVRVANELGAGNGKAAKFATAVSVVTSVLIGLVFWFLIMFSQDKLALIFTASKPVLDAVNQLSVLLAFTILLNSVQPILSGVAVGSGWQSYVAYINLGCYYLVGVPLGFLMGWGFHQGVMGIWAGMIFGGTAVQTLILAIIVWRCDWDKEAQQARIHVNKWADTK from the exons ATGCCAACCCTGAAGTTTCCAGAGAACGCAGAGAAGGTCCCTCTTTTGCAGAACTCGACTGAACGGCAAGGACAGGATGAGGATAAGGAAGGACGAGAGGGAGGAGATGAGAGTCTGGCTCGAAGGGTGTGGGTCGAATCCAAGAAGCTGTGGCACATCGTCGGCCCCTCCATCTTCAGCCGCGTCGCGTCCTACTCCATGCTGGTCATCACCCAGGCCTTCGCCGGCCACCTCGGTGACCTCGAGCTTGCCGCCATGGCTCTCACCACCAACCTCGTCATCGGCCTCGACTTCGGCCTCCTT CTGGGGATGGCGAGCGCCTTGGAGACGTTGTGCGGGCAAGCGTTCGGGGCCAAGAAGTACTACATGCTCGGCGTCTACTTGCAAAGGTCGTGGATCGTCCTCTTCCTGTGTTGCATCCTTCTCTTGCCGCTCTACTTATTTGCCTCCCCGTTCCTGAAGCTCCTCGGCCAGCCCCACGACATCGCTGAGCTGTCAGGCACCGTGACCCTGGTCATGATCCCGCTTCACTTCAGCTTCGCCTTCCAGTTCCCGCTGCAACGGTTCCTCCAGAGCCAGCTCAAGACCGCAGCCATCGCCTGGGTGTCCTTGGGGGCTCTCGTGGTTCATGTGCTGATGAGCTGGCTGCTAGTGTACCGGCTCCATCTCGGCGTGGTCGGGACCGCTATGACCCTCAACTTCTCGTGGTGGGTGCTGGTGCTCGGGCTGTTCGGTTACACCGTGTGCGGGGGGTGTCCTCTCACTTGGACCGGCTTCTCAATGGAGGCCTTCTATGGCCTGTGGGAGTTTGTCAGGCTCTCCTTTGCCTCTGGACTCATGCTCTG CTTGGAGAACTGGTACTACAAAATACTGATCCTGATGACCGGGAATCTGGAGAACGCCAAGATCGCCGTGGATGCTTTGTCCATATG CATGACGATAAATGGCTGGGAGCTGATGATTCCTCTGGCTTTCTTTGCTGCTACCGG GGTGAGGGTTGCAAATGAGCTCGGTGCTGGGAATGGCAAAGCAGCCAAGTTTGCAACGGCGGTGTCAGTGGTGACGTCAGTCCTGATTGGCCTCGTCTTCTGGTTCCTGATAATGTTCTCTCAGGACAAGCTGGCGTTGATCTTCACCGCGAGCAAGCCCGTCCTCGATGCAGTGAACCAGCTCTCGGTACTCCTAGCTTTCACCATCTTGCTCAACAGTGTTCAACCTATTCTCTCGG GAGTGGCCGTTGGGTCAGGGTGGCAATCCTACGTGGCGTACATAAACTTAGGTTGCTATTACCTGGTCGGGGTTCCACTCGGCTTCTTGATGGGATGGGGATTTCACCAAGGTGTTATG GGAATATGGGCTGGAATGATCTTTGGAGGGACTGCAGTTCAGACCTTGATTTTGGCAATAATCGTATGGCGGTGCGATTGGGACaaggag GCCCAACAAGCTCGCATACACGTGAATAAGTGGGCCGACACAAAATGA